The Manihot esculenta cultivar AM560-2 chromosome 11, M.esculenta_v8, whole genome shotgun sequence genome includes a region encoding these proteins:
- the LOC110626553 gene encoding UDP-D-apiose/UDP-D-xylose synthase 2: protein MATGNRVDLDGRPIKPITICMIGAGGFIGSHLCEKLLLETPHKILALDVYNDKIKHLLEPASLPWADRIQFHRLNIKHDSRLEGLIKMADLTINLAAICTPADYNTRPLDTIYSNFIDALPVVKYCSENNKRLIHFSTCEVYGKTIGSFLPKDSPLRQDPAYYILKEDTSPCIFGPIEKQRWSYACAKQLIERLIYAEGAENGLEFTIVRPFNWIGPRMDFIPGIDGPSEGVPRVLACFSNALLRSEPLKLVDGGQSQRSFVYIKDAIEAVLLMIENPHRANGHIFNVGNPYNEVTVKQLAEMMTKVYSEVSGEPALEAPTVDVSSKEFYGEGYDDSDKRVPDMTIINRQLGWNPKTSLWDLLESTLTYQHKTYAEAVKKTIAKPTSS from the exons ATGGCCACAGGTAATAGGGTGGATCTGGATGGGAGGCCGATAAAGCCGATCACAATATGCATGATCGGGGCCGGAGGTTTCATAGGCTCTCACCTATGCGAGAAGTTGTTGTTAGAGACGCCACACAAGATCCTCGCTCTTGATGTCTACAATGACAAGATTAAGCACCTCCTCGAGCCGGCCTCACTTCCCTGGGCTGACCGGATCCAGTTCCATCGCCTCAATATCAAGCATGATTCGCGCCTTGAAGGCCTCATCAAGATGGCGGATCTG ACGATAAATCTGGCGGCTATTTGTACTCCGGCCGATTATAATACGCGTCCGTTGGACACGATTTACAGCAATTTTATTGATGCTCTCCCAGTG GTGAAGTACTGTTCGGAGAATAACAAGCGTTTAATTCACTTCTCGACATGCGAGGTGTATGGTAAAACGATTGGGAGCTTTCTTCCTAAAGATAGCCCTCTTCGTCAG GATCCTGCCTACTACATTCTTAAAGAAGATACGTCCCCTTGCATTTTCGGACCCATTGAGAAGCAGAGATGGTCCTATGCATGTGCAAAGCAATTGATTGAGAGGCTGATATATG CTGAGGGTGCCGAAAATGGCCTTGAGTTCACCATTGTGAGACCTTTCAACTGGATTGGTCCTAGAATGGACTTCATTCCTGGCATTGATGGCCCAAGTGAGGGTGTTCCAAGAGTTCTGGCATGCTTTAGCAAT GCTCTTTTACGCAGTGAGCCGCTCAAGCTTGTTGATGGTGGTCAGTCTCAGAGATCTTTCGTTTATATCAAGGATGCAATTGAAGCTGTTCTGTTGATGATT GAAAATCCTCACAGGGCTAATGGTCACATTTTTAACGTGGGAAATCCATACAATGAAGTTACTGTTAAGCAGCTTGCTGAAATGATGACAAAA GTTTATTCAGAGGTAAGTGGAGAACCTGCTCTGGAGGCGCCAACAGTTGATGTCTCCTCCAAGGAATTTTATGGTGAGGGATATGACGATAGTGACAAGAGAGTTCCAGACATGACCATAATCAATAGACAGCTTG GATGGAACCCCAAGACATCACTGTGGGACTTGCTTGAATCAACCCTCACTTATCAACACAAGACATATGCCGAGGCAGTTAAGAAGACCATTGCAAAACCTACATCCAGCTGA
- the LOC110627191 gene encoding protein RETICULATA-RELATED 1, chloroplastic, with amino-acid sequence MSASSPSFNVSPPFNFSNDAHAPVKQTTLAVKSPIPINSLFSSSRLPPPINVRTHSVSLLQCVNSQSAASPITNSSGRVEDCNFVQDEQVLDSGIDGGGGSNGYSGGSGGGGGGGGDEGDSEEEEFGRIMRFEEVMKEAESRGVKLPSDMLEAAKTTGIREMFVLRYLELQGSVWPLSFLMKYCTMLRNRMLADPSFLFKVGTEIVIDSCCATFAEVQKRGKNFWSEFELYAADLLVGIVVDIALVGMLAPYARIGKPSVSSGVFGKLQQACAALPSSVFEAERPGCKFSVNQRLATYFYKGVLYGSVGFGCGLIGQGIANLIMTAKRSIKKSEEDIPVPPLVQSAVLWGVFLAVSSNTRYQIINGLERLVESSPLAKKVPPVAMAFTVGVRFANNIYGGMQFVDWAKWSGVQ; translated from the exons ATGTCAGCTTCTTCACCAAGCTTCAACGTCTCGCCTCCTTTCAACTTCTCTAACGATGCCCACGCACCAGTCAAGCAAACTACTCTCGCCGTTAAATCTCCGATTCCAATCAACTCATTATTCTCATCTTCTCGTCTTCCTCCGCCAATCAACGTCCGCACTCACTCCGTTTCACTTCTTCAGTGCGTTAACTCCCAGTCCGCTGCCAGTCCTATTACCAATTCATCGGGACGGGTAGAGGATTGCAATTTCGTTCAGGATGAACAAGTTTTGGACTCGGGGATCGATGGAGGTGGTGGTAGTAATGGTTATTCTGGAGGTAgtggaggtggtggtggtggtgggggagatGAGGGTGATAGCGAAGAAGAGGAGTTTGGACGGATAATGAGATTCGAGGAAGTGATGAAGGAAGCAGAATCGCGTGGAGTTAAACTTCCGTCGGATATGCTAGAGGCTGCCAAAACTACGGGAATACGTGAAATGTTTGTCCTTCGCTACCTGGAGTTGCAG GGGTCGGTTTGGCCGCTCAGCTTTTTGATGAAGTACTGTACCATGTTGCGCAACCGAATGCTGGCTGATCCTTCCTTTCTTTTCAAAGTTGGAACAGAG ATTGTCATAGATTCTTGCTGTGCGACATTTGCGGAAGTTCAAAAAAGGGGAAAGAATTTCTGGTCTGAGTTTGAGTTGTATGCTGCTGACCTTCTGGTTGGTATTGTGGTTGACATTGCTTTGGTTGGTATGTTAGCACCTTATGCGCGAATTGGAAAGCCATCTGTTTCAAGCGGTGTATTTGGAAAACTACAACAGGCTTGTGCGGCTCTTCCCAGCAG TGTATTTGAAGCTGAAAGGCCAGGATGTAAATTCTCTGTGAACCAGCGCCTTGCAACATACTTCTATAAG GGTGTATTATATGGTTCAGTTGGGTTTGGGTGCGGACTCATTGGCCAAGGCATTGCTAATCTGATAATGACTGCCAAGCG GAGCATAAAgaaatcagaagaggatatTCCGGTACCCCCACTTGTGCAAAGTGCTGTTCTTTGGG GTGTTTTTCTTGCTGTGTCGTCCAATACTCGGTACCAAATCATTAATGGACTGGAACGCCTGGTTGAATCGTCACCTTTGGCAAAGAAAGTCCCTCCTGTTGCGATGGCTTTCACTGTTGGTGTAAGATTCGCCAACAACATTTATGGTGGGATGCAGTTCGTTGATTGGGCAAAATGGAGTGGCGTGCAATAA